CTGGGTGCTGACTGGTAGGGAGCTTCTtgaatggaggtgggggggagtggCATGACGCAGCACCAGTGGGTGATGGGAGTACATGAATGGCAAATAGGGAACCCAGGCCTGGACCCAGGCGCATAGAACGAGGAACACCAGGCTCTGCAGCTGAGGGTTCCTGGCAATTTCTGCCCCATAGAGTCCTATGGGATCCTTCAGGGGGGTGACCCAGGCAGGACGTCCACTCTTGCTAGCCAGGGACCTGCAGTTAAGGTGCAGCAGCTGCTTGGCAGTCACAGGGTTGTTTCCTAGACTGAGAGACTGAGGTTGATGTGGACAGCTGGAGGTGGTGCGCCTGTGGCTGGTGTGCTCAAGGGGGCCTTTCCCGACTCAGGAGTCCTGGGAAATGGCTGGGGTCATGTCACCCATTTTCAACTTGCTGCTCCAGCAGGAACCAGAGCTGGGAAGATTCACCTCTGCCTGGGAGGCACAAAGACTGCCTTGGACCTTTGAGGGACGGAGCTCCGCGCAGCTCTGGAGCTCCAAATTCCAGAGatcactcggggggggggggttattattACAGGTCAGAAATGGAGCCCTCCAGCCTGAAGAGCTGGGGCCTcttcacataagaacatcagaacagccccactggatcaggccatggaccatctagtccagcttcctgtatctcacagcggccaccaaatgctccaaagagcacaccagacagcaagagacctcatcctggtgccctcccttccatctgacatagcccatttctaaaatgaagaggttgcacatacacatcatggcttgtaacctgtaatggatttttcctccagaaacttgtccaatccccttttaaaggtgtccaggccagtcgccatcaccacatcctgtggcaaagagttccacagaccaaccacacactgagtaaagaaatattttcttttgtctgtcctaaccttcccaacactcaattttagtggatgtcccctggttctggtgttgtgagaaagtgtaaagagcatctctctatccactttatccttcccctgcataattttgtatgtctcaatcatgtcccccctcaggcgcctcttttctaggctgaagaggcccaaacgccgtagcctttcctcataaggaaagtgccccagcccagcaatcatcttagttgctctcttttgcaccttttccatttccactatgtcttttttgagatgtggtgaccagaactggacacaatactccaggtgtggccttaccatcgatttgtacaacagcattataatatgagccattttgttctcaatacctttcctaatgaccccaagcatagaattggcccgtCAAGTCAATTAATGccattcctgcagcagcctcaacTTCCCCTCCAGATGTGCTCGGGCAGTAGCAGTTCTCATGGAGTCCTCATGTTGTTTCAATGCTCCGTTTGCTGATGGTGACTTCCCAGGTTGGGCCAATAAAAGCCCCCTGCTGGCCTGCTTCGCGCCATCCTCCTCCTGTCCATTGGGACCAGCATGGTTCACTGTGTGCTCCCAGGCTCAGTGGGTCTCTACATACCTTGGCAGCATTCACTGCCCCACAGACTAGCAGCAGTGAAGCTACTGAGGGGTCCTTGTGTCTGGGGAGCCCCCTGCCAAGTGTCTCTGGTCACTCTGCAGCCCCACTGGTTTGGCTTTTCAAGGTGGCCTCAGGAGAGCTTCAGAGCCAGCCAGCTttcctcccgggggggggggggggagactggagAGGTTCCTCACTGCAAGATAGAAGAGCCTCCAGGGTTCCTGCTGCACTGTGGGCACAACACAGACCTGGGCCGGTGAGGGTTGAGGCTTGGAGCTCTGGCGCAGCAGCTCCCTTGGAGTGGCTCTCTTGCCTTGTACAGGAGCTCCGACAGAGGCTTCATAAATGTTGCCAGCACCCCACGACActctcctccttcttcctcttccttgctgcctGGTTGGTGAGTTTTGCCACACTGGTCTAGCCCAGCTCTCCCACTCTCCTGCTGCGTCAGCGCCGTGGCTGGGAGCCCTTGCCTGTGGTCGCATCTGGTGGCAGGCCAGCCTCAGGCTCTGCCTTGCAAGTCCTGCTTTCCCTTTGCTGGTCTCAGCACTGGGAGTGCCCAGAGAGGCTGcttgcctctctcctcctccctggcagtCCTGTTCTTTGCCAGAATGGAGTTCAGTGCATGGGAAGAGCAGgcgggtcctgtgctcccaagggcAGACAGGCGCAGTGCAGGcaagcctgagggctggaagagAGGAGGATGAGTGAGGAGCGCTTGAGGTGAACCGAGTCTGAGGAATATTCGTGGCAACTTTTTGGAATAGTGTGCCGTTTGGGACACACTCGATACACCTTGGTGTTCTGTACCTTTAAATTCTCAAGGAGCACCGTTGCAAGAGAGTAAGCCACTGAATGTCATGAAACCTGCTCTGCAGGCAGGCGCAAGGGACGCTCTGTCCTAGGAATAGCAGTTTTTGTGGGAAAACAGCCAGTGTTGTTTCCTGGGACTTGTTCCTTTGCAAAGCTCATTGCAATAATGAGGACTCGGGGAAGAGAGCGACCCGCCTTCTGCAGCAGCATCCTCAACCCACAGGAGTGTCAGCTGAGCCTTCCTAGACATCTGCacatgggagtaagtttcatGACATTCAGtgtggcgcttacttctgagcagacacgatTGGAAGGCACTGCTACTCCGTTGCTAATCAGTGTAGATCAGAGCTTGTGCTCCAGCACCTGCTGGCATATTTTGGGGTCAGCTGGCTTCGAGCAGCTGGACTTTGGGGGTACCTTCCATTTTAGAACTCAGCCACTCAAACATCCCATTACTGTTTCTTGGGCCTCACTTCTGCATTACTGAGAACTGCATCCCTACAATAGGAAGCAGGAAAGGTGCAATTtcggcccagtcttatccaactgtGCACCACTGATGGTAAGGGACCCCCttaccccgaggtaagggaacctttaggaggtctccgtgactgcccccctccccacaagatgcagtgcacaccccattggcatggctgcatcagcgctggatagttggatgggattgggccctaagaagcaCATTGTCGTTCTTGGTGGCAGAGGTTGGGTGCTGGCTTTTGCAAATGCCAACCAGCTACACACTTGCTAAAATTGTTTTGTAATGCAACATATATTgtattacaccagaaccaggggacagccactaaaattgactggcagaagAGCTAGATCAGATaaagggaaatatttctttacccagtgttaattagtctgtagaactccttgccacaggtcgtgatggtggcatctggcctagatgtctttaaatgGAGatcagacagatttctggaggaaaagtccatcaccgattacaagccacgatgggcacgtgcagcctcctggttttagggggctgtctctgaatggcaggtgcaagagagtggcaacaggatacgggCCTCTTGTTGActtgagggctccctgaggcatctggtgggtcactgtgagatacaggaagctggactagatgggcctttggcttgatccagcggagctcttcttaggatcatatgttatgttcttatgttcttctattGCCTTTAAAATACAATGTTGACTTTTTGGTAGGCAGCTGGAGAAAGTCCTTCACAAGGAAGAAAATCTACCTGAATTCCTTATTGCCAGGTAACACAATGAGTTTCAAGCAATTAACACACAAGCTACGTTTGTGCTGTTTCCAATTCCATCTCTTGTGAACAGTCACTGTGCTTCTCTTGTAGAGATGTGGAGCTTTGCACAGCAGTGTCAGACATCGTGGCCTCTTTGGCCCTGAATGTCCCGGCCCCCAATTCTGCCACTTTGCCtttctgcctctgtgtgtgtgtctgctccCATAAGAGCACAGCAAGCGAAACCTTGAATCCAGCCCCAGCCAAACCTGTCCCATCCACATCCAAAAAGAAAGGAGGATAAAGAAGGAGACCAAAGGCCAGCTCAGGAGGGCCTACAGAAATAGGTTTGTGTTTCAAACCTTCTTGGGGAAACAAGAGAGTGGGAGCCCAGCGAACTCTCTTCTGCGGGAGGGAAATCCCCAGGGAGGGAGCCAGCACTGAGAAGTCCCTCCTGCATGCACTGTTGACCATGCTTCAGATTGCAGGCGGATTGCAGGGGAAGAGGGTCTCCCCCCAGGATCTAAGGCACAAGTAGGTTCACTGGGAAGCTGGGAAGTACTCAAGCCATTccgagcagtggttctcaaacttctagcaccgggacccacttcttagaatgagaatctgccagggcccagaagtgatgtcatgcctagaagtgacatcatcaagcaggaaaatttttaaaatcctaggctgcaatcctacccacacttagccaggaataagtcccattgactatcattgttaaaagcatatagcctgttaaaagcacagatctgtaacatttgtcctaatgcagtcacataccatagtagcatcaagtctactgtattaaagataaaatactgaaatgaatggggacccacctgaaattggctcacgacccacctagtgggtcctgatccacagtttgagcaacactgattTAGAGATATGGGGCAGAGGAAGCTTTTGTGGGGACAGGGTGGCCTCTTCCTTGCTTCTTTCTCGCCCATTCGTGCCGTCTCCATGTGTTGTGCTCTGGTCTGCAGGTGCTGGGATAATCAGTGAAGTGGGCTGCTGAACAGGTCGTGAGACTCTGCCGAGAGTGGACCATGGCCTCTGCCAACCTGACCCACTCACTGCCCTCCGTGTTCCTCTTGCAAGGCATCCCGGGCCTGGAGGCATACCAGCTGTGGCTCTCGATGCCAGTGTGCACCATCTACGTGGTCATAATTGCTGGGAACTGCACCATCTTACTGGTGATTGCCACAGAGCCAGTCTTGCACAGGCCCATGTGCTACTTCCTCTGCATGCTGGCTGCCATTGATTTAGCGGCCTCCACTTCCACCCTGCCCAAGATGCTCTGCATtttctggtttcaggctggggaGATCCGTGCTGGTGCCTGCCTGGCCCAGATGTTCTTCATCCATGCTTTGTGCATGATGGAGTCGGCTGTGCTGCTGGCCATGGCGCTTGACCGCTACGTGGCCATTTGCTTCCCGCTCAGATACAGCTCTGTCTTCACTGGGTCACTCGTGGCCAAGATGGGCGTGGCCAGTGTGGTCCGGGGGACGCTGCTGATGGGACCCTGTCCCTTCCTGATCAGAAGACTGTCCTACTGCCAGACAAACGTCATCCACCACACGTACTGCGAGCACATGGCAGTGGTTAAGCTGGCCTGTGGGGACACCAGCACCAACCGGGCCTACGGACTGAGTGTGGCACTGCTGGTCATTGGAGGGGACCTGCTCTGCATTGGACTCTCCTACTGCTTCATTGTCCGTGCAGTGCTGCGCCTGTCTTCCTCCGAGGCCAGGCTCAAGGCCTTTGGCACCTGCGGCTCCCACCTCTGCGTCATCCTGATCTCTTACAGCCCTGCACTCTTCTCCTTCTTCACGCACCGCTTTGGCCATCAAGTCCCTCCTCACGTCCACATCCTGCTGGCCAATCtctacctcctcctccctcccatgtTGAACCCCATTGTGTATGGCGTGCGGACCAAGGGCATCCGGGAGAGGGTTGTCAGGGTCTTCCTGCCAGCCAGGCTCACTGCTGAACCCAGGCTTGGCTGAGTGTGCCTCGCTGCTCTCCCTCCACAGGCTCTCGTGATCTGAGccatagccacaatgcagctgttTGCTTGAGTAGGCGAAACTGTGAGACTCCCACACCACAGTCCCAACAGCAAGTACAGGGCCTGGGAAGGCTTGTGCAGCGTGAATAGCACGGGAACCGTTTCTTGCTGAACTGTGTCTAGGGCATCattcctggatgcctttaagaggggacgggacagatttctggagaagttcattatgagttacaagtcatagtaggtacgtgcaagctcttggtttgagaggcaggctgcctccgattgccagatgcaggggagggcaccaggccacaggttgtgtctgttgtcttgtgtgctccctgaggcatttggtgggccgctgtgtgatacaggaagctggactagatgggcctttggcctgatccagcagcactcttcttatgttcatcttgCTGCCatacagcctgcctgcctgcacactTACGAGTCAGGGTAGGACACAGGGGGAGTGAGCTGGCTCCATCTGCTGCTGGTTACTGAATCCATTTGATCAACCTTTGTGTTGTGCTTTCCACCCAGACTTGGGCATtgtccatcagcctgcttgtaatTTAATAAACAAGTTCAGTTTTGACTCTTTGCCTGCCTAGTTCATGTCTCTTCACCATGCAGGGTCTGGTTGATAATACAGTGctgtcctgtgttttgcatcgCGCCCTCACCCCTTCCCTGGGTGCtcacagcagtggcgtagctagcaagggACGGGGGGTGGtcgccctaggtaccagcctggggagggtgacaccacaagtcaCCAAAATTGCTAACGTCGCAGTGGTTGGGAAAAACCCCATCacgctatataccgttggatgtggaatttccagcataaTACAAtggaaaaaccagagtgaaatatctgctttttatcaaaagttatggccaaaaaaccagaaaataaaaaatgcatgtaaccctatggaaagtgaaactgaggcatATCGCGCGTTTACCCATGAGTACATGAACTTGCTTTAGTCCATtgggaagggcaggctgggaggaatccaacaacaccagaatggtcccgatccgatgaacgcagtccccaaaaacacccaagaaggaagtccctccctccaagctgacaaatgtattgagccctatggaaagcaaaactaagcattTACTTATGTGTAAACAACCAtaccttggcttgtggtcaggtcaggcaaaggggaatgtgaggcctccagaatggtcctgatctgatggaactggagcttaacaaatgctccagaaggcagccccctccccccccaaaatgaataagacagaggcttgagctgataaggtgaatgtttctcttttagacttgtaaagccaggtgggtacttatattgatatgcttgaaatatatgaaggtgggcactgggtagggctgaaaatctcactttttttgtgggggtgtgtgtgtgttattgcaggcaggctacagagaaaattcatttggtggatcagggctggcttccctttatttaattatttgtttttctttaatttaattatttataattatttattttaatttgcttgatgatgtcacttccagccatgacatcacttgaaaaattagctaattatgtcatatggggtgacaaaaatttatgggccctgggtgtcagatgacctagctacaccactggctcaaAGCAGCCAACTACACAGTCCTGCTCTTGGCCTGTAACAGGAAGTGGGCACCTGTGCTTGATGCTTCCAATACTTTtagtggggatgggggggatgaGAGATACTTCTGTGTTTGCCAGAGTTTCAGCAAACTAATAACATAActattagcccaatcctatcctatcttATCCCGTGGTCTGCCATCACATTGCACCCATCTCCCAAGATGCTCCAGTGGCAGGCGGATTGCTGCCAGCAGTGCAGAAGCCAGTAAGCCCCACACCGGCAGTGGCAGGCAGTAGAAAAGGTGGCCACTGCTGTAGATAAGGTGGCAGTGTGGGTGGATTGGCAGGTGTGGGCCAGGGGCAGGCCAGGATGGGTTGAGGTtgaatctcagtggcagctgTGTCTGCAAGATCCTGAGCCCTCATCTCAAGCCCCACATGCCCCCTTGGATGTAACAGATTTACACCCCAAGagtagctggtgtagatctaagTTGGCCCATTGGAGACCAAGGAGTGGCAGAGGggagaagtaaaaaaaatgtcTTTCTTCCCTCTCCTGGGCTGCCCAGTTCCCCACCAGCCTGCTGTGTCTGCAGCACTGCACCCTGCAAACTGCCTTGGGTAGGACTGGGATGCTGACCTGTATTTGCTGTATTTGCTGACCTGTATTTCTGCCCTTCCCCTTTCCAGGAGCTCAAGATGGGCAACCACAGTTTGACGTGAAACAGAACATAATAGTTTGAACAGGATGGTCCTGGTGGCTACACAGGCCTGCCTTTGGAGGGAGTGGGCTTGAGGACGTCTTGCGCTCCTCTGTTCCCAAGATTGCAAAAAGAGCCCCTGCAAAATGCCCAACAatgaaaactccacagtcagggaatcagagggcaggtcctctcctggattgagacctggctgaagaccaggaaacagagagtgggtgtcaatgggcaattttcacaacggagcgaggtgaaaagcggtgtgccccaaggatctgtcctgggtctggtgctcttcaacctcttcataaatgacctgaagacagggttgagcagtgaggtggctaagtttgcagatgacaccaaacttttccgagtggtgaagaccagaagtgattgtgaggagctccagaaagatctctccagactggcagaatgggtagcaaaatggcagatgcgcttcaatgtcagtaagtgtaaaatcatgcacattggggcaaaaaatcaaaactttagatataggctgatgggttctgagctgtctgtgacagatcaggagagagatcttggggtggtggtggaccggtcgatgaaagtgtcaacccaatgtgcggcggcagtaaagaaggccaattctatgcttcagatcattaggaaaggtattgagaacaaagtggctaatattataatgctgttgtacaaaccgatggtaaggccacacctggagtattgtgtccagttctggtcgccgcatctcaaaaaagacatagtggaaatggaaaaggtgcaaaagagagcgactaagatgattactgggctggaacaccttccttatgaggaaaggctacggcgtttgggcctcttcagcctagaaaagagacgcctgaggggggacatgattgagacatacaaaattatgcaggggatggacagagtggatagggagatgctctttacactctcacataacaccagaaccaggggacatccactaaaatggagtgttgggagagttaagacaaaagaaaatatttctttactcagcgtgtggtcggtctgtggaactccttgccacaggatgtggtgatggtgacttgcctggacgcctttaaaaggggattggacaagtttctggaggaaaagtccattacgggttacaagccatgatgtgtacttgcaa
This portion of the Tiliqua scincoides isolate rTilSci1 chromosome 3, rTilSci1.hap2, whole genome shotgun sequence genome encodes:
- the LOC136643893 gene encoding olfactory receptor 52P1-like, with the translated sequence MASANLTHSLPSVFLLQGIPGLEAYQLWLSMPVCTIYVVIIAGNCTILLVIATEPVLHRPMCYFLCMLAAIDLAASTSTLPKMLCIFWFQAGEIRAGACLAQMFFIHALCMMESAVLLAMALDRYVAICFPLRYSSVFTGSLVAKMGVASVVRGTLLMGPCPFLIRRLSYCQTNVIHHTYCEHMAVVKLACGDTSTNRAYGLSVALLVIGGDLLCIGLSYCFIVRAVLRLSSSEARLKAFGTCGSHLCVILISYSPALFSFFTHRFGHQVPPHVHILLANLYLLLPPMLNPIVYGVRTKGIRERVVRVFLPARLTAEPRLG